GATGCAGAGGAAGGCCAGGAGCGCCCGCGCGAGCTGGTGGAGCTGGACCTTGCCAAACTGATCCCCGATGCCCGCGCGAAGAAGGTGAAGGAGCCTTCCGCCTACGAACGCGTCGTGCTGACGCTGCCGGAAGACTTACGCGACTCGGGCGGCATGGCCCTGGATCCCAACGGCAAGACGATGTACTGGGGGGTCGGATGGGAAACGCCGGAGCAAAAGAAGGCCCGAGAGGAGGCGGCCAAGAACCCGCCAGCCAATGCCGGTAACAGCCGACGCGATATTGATTCGAGCAACACCGACCCGAATCAGGCCCGTGAAGCCGCTCGCAAGCGCTTTGAAGAACGCGGGCGCGGACCGGGCGGTATCCGCGCAATCGACTTGAAGACCGGCAAAGTGACCAAGGTGATCGATGTGGACCTGCGCATGGGCCACGTGCAGACCAACCCGTGGAAGTCGGGCGAGATCATCTATTGCCACGAGACGACCGGCGATGCACCACAGCGTATGTGGACCGTCCAGGCCGACGGCAGCGACAACCGCCCCCTCTACCCCGAGACGGAAGACGAATGGGTGACGCACGAGACCGTGGCGAGCCGTGACGAGGTGCTCTTCAACATCATGGGCCACCTGCCCTACCTGCGCGAGCGCCCGACCGGCATCGCCGTCGTCAATCTGCGCACCAACGACATGAAGATTATCGGCCAGGTGGAGGAAGATTTGCCCAACGGCACGCTGGGCGGCTTCTGGCATTGCAATGCTTCGCCCGACGGCAAATGGGCGGTCGGCGACACCTTCCTCGGCAACGTCTTCCTGATCGACCGCGAAACGGGCGAGCGCATCCTGTTGACGACCAATCACAAAATGCGCCCCGACCACACGCACCCGATCTTCAGCCCCGACAGCAAGCGCGTCGTGATCCAATCGGGCCTGCTGAGCGATGGCGAAAAGCTCGACCTCATCTCCATCCCGGTGCCCCAACGGTAGGGATCTGACGGATTGAAAGGGTCGGCACTGACGGCTTGCAGGGGCAATGCAATCGTTTTAGCTCCTACTACGTCATGCCGATCCTTGACCTACCCCTCGACAAGCTGCGCACCTACACTGGCCGTAATCCACGGCCCGCCGACTTCGACGCCTTCTGGCAACAGTCGCGCGAGGAGCTGGCGACCATCGCGCCTGAGGTGGAGCTGAAGCCGGCCGCTTTTCAGACGCCGCTGGCCATTTGCAGCAACCTCTATTTCTCCGGCACGCACGGCGCACGCGTCCACGCCAAGCTGCTGCGGCCCAAGCATCGCCCGGCCGACGGCAGCCCCATCCTGCTGCACTTCCACGGCTACTCCGGCAACTCGGGCGACTGGATCAATCTGCTGCCGTGGGTGGCCTCCGGCTTTACCGTAGCGGCAATGGATTGCCGGGGCCAGGGCGGCTTGTCCGAAGACATCGGCCCGGCGCGCGGCGGCACGCTTTACGGGCACGTGGTTAAGGGCCTGGACGACACCCCTGATCGGCTTTACTACCGCAACGTGTTCCTAGATACCGCTCGGCTGGCGGAGGTCGTGCGCGGGCTGGACGGCGTCAATCCTGACCGCGTCGCCAGCATGGGCGGCAGCCAAGGGGGTGCGCTCGCATTGATTTGCGCCGCTCTCGTGCCGGAGGTGTCGCGCACCGTCTCGATGCACCCCTTCCTCTGCGACTATCAGCGCGTGTGGGAGATGGATCAGGCCAAGGCCGCCTACATCGGCCTCTACGAATACTTCCGCCGCTTCGACCCGCGCCACGAGCGCGAGGTGGAGGCCTTTACACGGCTCGGCTACATCGACGTGCAGCACCACGCGCCCAGCATCCAGGCGGAGGTATTGATGGCCACCGGCTTGATGGACCCGATCTGCCCGCCCTCAACCCAGTTCGCGGCCTACAACAAGATCCGCACGCCGAAGGACATAGCTATCTACCCCGATTTCCACCACGAGATGCTGCCGGGCTTCTACGACCAGGCTTACGGCTTTCTGGGTCGGGGCTGGGTGATGTAGGAGCGGCGCACCGCATATCGGCACAAAAAAGCCAGCGACCCGGTTTGGATCGCTGGCTTAAAGTAACGGAAGAACCGAAACCTAGTAGGCGGCTTGGGCGCCCTTCAGGTTGGCCTTCTTGACCCAGGGCATCATGGAGCGGAGCGACACGCCGACTTCTTCGATCGGG
The window above is part of the Verrucomicrobiota bacterium JB022 genome. Proteins encoded here:
- a CDS encoding alpha/beta fold hydrolase, producing MPILDLPLDKLRTYTGRNPRPADFDAFWQQSREELATIAPEVELKPAAFQTPLAICSNLYFSGTHGARVHAKLLRPKHRPADGSPILLHFHGYSGNSGDWINLLPWVASGFTVAAMDCRGQGGLSEDIGPARGGTLYGHVVKGLDDTPDRLYYRNVFLDTARLAEVVRGLDGVNPDRVASMGGSQGGALALICAALVPEVSRTVSMHPFLCDYQRVWEMDQAKAAYIGLYEYFRRFDPRHEREVEAFTRLGYIDVQHHAPSIQAEVLMATGLMDPICPPSTQFAAYNKIRTPKDIAIYPDFHHEMLPGFYDQAYGFLGRGWVM